In the Oryza glaberrima chromosome 6, OglaRS2, whole genome shotgun sequence genome, one interval contains:
- the LOC127776524 gene encoding amino acid transporter AVT6A-like isoform X2, with protein sequence MGISSESPNGSQQIVQKETRDETTPLLPVKVEEEGFHEFNGASFSGAVFNLSTTIVGAGIMALPASIKMLGIIPGILMIIVVALLTEASIDMLVRCSHQGKITSYGWLMGEAYGQWGRIALQASVVINNIGVMIVYMIIIGVHHRGILEGWFGAHLWNSRAIVLLATTLFVFAPLVSFKRLDSLRYTSALSVALAVVFVVITAGIAIIKLFNGTVAMPKLFPELDGLSSIWKLFTAVPVLVTAYICHYNVHSIDNELEDRTQIKPIVRTSLFLCSSVYIATSFFAYLLFGEGTLDDVLANFDANLGIPFSYVFDDIVRVSYAAHVMLVFPIVFFALRLNLDGLLFPTSRHISRDNKRFAIITISLLTVIYLAAIFIPSIWDAFQFTGATAAVLIGFIFPAMVILRDPYGIASKRDKILAVTMIVLAVLSNSVALYSDAMNIFRKEEEA encoded by the exons ATGGGGATCAGCAGCGAATCGCCGAATGGGAGCCAGCAGATTGTACAAAAGGAAACACGAGATGAGACAACACCACTTCTGCCGGtcaaggtggaggaggaggggtttcaTGAGTTCAATGGAGCTTCATTTTCCGGGGCGGTTTTCAATTTATCGACCACTATTGTTGGGGCTGGAATTATGGCCTTGCCAGCCAGTATCAAGATGTTGGGCATCATCCCAGGGATTCTGATGATCATCGTTGTGGCGTTGCTCACAGAGGCATCAATTGACATGCTTGTCAGGTGCAGCCACCAGGGCAAGATTACATCTTATGGTTGGCTAATGGGTGAGGCTTACGGACAGTGGGGAAGAATTGCACTGCAGGCCTCTGTCGTCATAAACAACATTGGCGTGATGATTGTttacatgattatcattg GTGTTCACCATCGTGGTATACTTGAGGGCTGGTTTGGAGCTCATCTCTGGAATTCACGTGCCATTGTTCTTCTTGCGACGACTCTTTTCGTGTTTGCTCCATTGGTGAGCTTTAAGCGTCTGG ATTCATTGAGATACACCTCTGCCCTATCGGTTGCTCTTGCTGTGGTTTTTGTCGTCATTACTGCTGGAATTGCTATCATCAAACTCTTCAATGGAACTGTAGCGATGCCCAAACTTTTTCCAGAACTAGATGGTCTTAGTTCCATCTGGAAGCTCTTCACAGCTGTCCCTGTTCTTGTCACTGCCTACATCTGCCATTACAATG TTCACAGCATTGACAATGAGCTTGAAGACAGAACACAAATTAAACCTATTGTGCGAACATCCCTGTTCCTCTGCTCCAGTGTTTACATTGCTACAAGTTTCTTTGCATATCTCCTCTTCGGCGAGGGTACCCTAGATGATGTTCTCGCTAACTTCGATGCAAATCTTGGGATTCCATTTAGTTACGTCTTTGATGATATAGTGCGAGTGAGCTATGCTGCTCACGTTATGCTTGTCTTTCCCATAGTCTTCTTTGCCCTTAGGCTCAACTTGGATGGACTGCTCTTCCCCACATCAAGGCACATTTCTCGTGACAACAAGAGATTTGCCATAATCACTATCTCACTCCTCACAGTAATTTATCTTGCTGCCATTTTCATACCGAGCATTTGGGATGCATTCCAGTTTACTGGTGCAACTGCTGCTGTCCTGATTGGTTTCATCTTCCCTGCCATGGTTATACTTAG GGATCCTTATGGAATCGCATCCAAGCGTGACAAGATCTTGGCTGTAACCATGATCGTGCTTGCTGTCCTCTCCAATTCTGTTGCTTTATACAGCGATGCAATGAATATCTTCCGTAAGGAAGAGGAGGCATGA
- the LOC127776524 gene encoding amino acid transporter AVT6A-like isoform X1, producing MGISSESPNGSQQIVQKETRDETTPLLPVKVEEEGFHEFNGASFSGAVFNLSTTIVGAGIMALPASIKMLGIIPGILMIIVVALLTEASIDMLVRCSHQGKITSYGWLMGEAYGQWGRIALQASVVINNIGVMIVYMIIIGDVLSGTSSTGVHHRGILEGWFGAHLWNSRAIVLLATTLFVFAPLVSFKRLDSLRYTSALSVALAVVFVVITAGIAIIKLFNGTVAMPKLFPELDGLSSIWKLFTAVPVLVTAYICHYNVHSIDNELEDRTQIKPIVRTSLFLCSSVYIATSFFAYLLFGEGTLDDVLANFDANLGIPFSYVFDDIVRVSYAAHVMLVFPIVFFALRLNLDGLLFPTSRHISRDNKRFAIITISLLTVIYLAAIFIPSIWDAFQFTGATAAVLIGFIFPAMVILRDPYGIASKRDKILAVTMIVLAVLSNSVALYSDAMNIFRKEEEA from the exons ATGGGGATCAGCAGCGAATCGCCGAATGGGAGCCAGCAGATTGTACAAAAGGAAACACGAGATGAGACAACACCACTTCTGCCGGtcaaggtggaggaggaggggtttcaTGAGTTCAATGGAGCTTCATTTTCCGGGGCGGTTTTCAATTTATCGACCACTATTGTTGGGGCTGGAATTATGGCCTTGCCAGCCAGTATCAAGATGTTGGGCATCATCCCAGGGATTCTGATGATCATCGTTGTGGCGTTGCTCACAGAGGCATCAATTGACATGCTTGTCAGGTGCAGCCACCAGGGCAAGATTACATCTTATGGTTGGCTAATGGGTGAGGCTTACGGACAGTGGGGAAGAATTGCACTGCAGGCCTCTGTCGTCATAAACAACATTGGCGTGATGATTGTttacatgattatcattg GTGATGTATTATCTGGAACATCATCAACAGGTGTTCACCATCGTGGTATACTTGAGGGCTGGTTTGGAGCTCATCTCTGGAATTCACGTGCCATTGTTCTTCTTGCGACGACTCTTTTCGTGTTTGCTCCATTGGTGAGCTTTAAGCGTCTGG ATTCATTGAGATACACCTCTGCCCTATCGGTTGCTCTTGCTGTGGTTTTTGTCGTCATTACTGCTGGAATTGCTATCATCAAACTCTTCAATGGAACTGTAGCGATGCCCAAACTTTTTCCAGAACTAGATGGTCTTAGTTCCATCTGGAAGCTCTTCACAGCTGTCCCTGTTCTTGTCACTGCCTACATCTGCCATTACAATG TTCACAGCATTGACAATGAGCTTGAAGACAGAACACAAATTAAACCTATTGTGCGAACATCCCTGTTCCTCTGCTCCAGTGTTTACATTGCTACAAGTTTCTTTGCATATCTCCTCTTCGGCGAGGGTACCCTAGATGATGTTCTCGCTAACTTCGATGCAAATCTTGGGATTCCATTTAGTTACGTCTTTGATGATATAGTGCGAGTGAGCTATGCTGCTCACGTTATGCTTGTCTTTCCCATAGTCTTCTTTGCCCTTAGGCTCAACTTGGATGGACTGCTCTTCCCCACATCAAGGCACATTTCTCGTGACAACAAGAGATTTGCCATAATCACTATCTCACTCCTCACAGTAATTTATCTTGCTGCCATTTTCATACCGAGCATTTGGGATGCATTCCAGTTTACTGGTGCAACTGCTGCTGTCCTGATTGGTTTCATCTTCCCTGCCATGGTTATACTTAG GGATCCTTATGGAATCGCATCCAAGCGTGACAAGATCTTGGCTGTAACCATGATCGTGCTTGCTGTCCTCTCCAATTCTGTTGCTTTATACAGCGATGCAATGAATATCTTCCGTAAGGAAGAGGAGGCATGA